One Kribbella sp. NBC_00662 genomic region harbors:
- a CDS encoding ferrochelatase, protein MSPAAPPYDAVLLLSFGGPEKPEDVLPFLQNVTRGRGIPDERLKEVGEHYYAFGGKSPINDQNRELLKALRESFDEIGLDLPIYWGNRNWAPYLTDTMREMAADGVRRAVVIVTSAYPSYSGCRQYRENLEDAAREIPDAPRIDKLRHYANHPGFVGSFVESTAEALSRLPEGSAIAYVTHSIPTAMNATSGPDGNGYVDWHSDVAAEITAELERRTAQVRRTDLVYCSRSGPPQVPWLEPDVNDHLEVLAAEGAPGVAVVPIGFVSDHMEVIYDLDTEAAKTAEKLGLPMARAATPGTDPKFVTMLRDLVVERAAAERGEQPVRPCVGKLGPAWDDCRHDCCPPLRRPTPQKESV, encoded by the coding sequence ATGTCGCCAGCTGCACCCCCGTACGACGCTGTCCTGCTGCTCTCCTTCGGAGGCCCCGAGAAGCCTGAAGACGTCCTGCCGTTCCTCCAGAACGTGACCCGGGGCCGGGGCATCCCGGACGAGCGGCTCAAGGAGGTCGGGGAACACTACTACGCGTTCGGCGGCAAGAGCCCGATCAACGACCAGAACCGCGAGCTGCTGAAGGCGTTGCGCGAGTCGTTCGACGAGATCGGCTTGGACCTCCCGATCTACTGGGGCAACCGCAACTGGGCGCCGTACTTGACCGACACGATGCGCGAGATGGCCGCCGACGGCGTACGCCGTGCCGTGGTGATCGTCACGTCCGCCTACCCGTCGTACTCCGGCTGCCGCCAGTACCGGGAAAACCTCGAGGACGCCGCGCGCGAAATTCCCGACGCGCCCCGGATCGACAAGCTCCGGCACTACGCGAACCACCCCGGCTTCGTCGGGTCGTTCGTCGAGTCGACCGCCGAGGCGCTGAGCCGGCTGCCCGAGGGCAGCGCGATCGCCTACGTGACGCACTCGATCCCGACCGCGATGAACGCGACCAGCGGTCCTGACGGCAACGGGTACGTCGACTGGCACTCGGACGTCGCCGCCGAGATCACGGCCGAGCTGGAGCGGCGGACCGCCCAGGTTCGGCGTACCGACCTCGTCTACTGCTCGCGGTCCGGGCCGCCGCAGGTGCCGTGGCTCGAGCCGGACGTCAACGACCACCTCGAGGTGCTGGCCGCCGAGGGTGCGCCGGGCGTGGCGGTGGTCCCGATCGGGTTCGTGAGCGACCACATGGAGGTCATCTACGACCTCGACACCGAGGCCGCGAAGACGGCCGAGAAGCTCGGCCTGCCGATGGCGCGGGCCGCGACCCCGGGGACCGATCCGAAGTTCGTCACGATGCTCCGCGACCTGGTCGTCGAACGGGCCGCTGCCGAGCGCGGCGAGCAGCCGGTTCGGCCTTGCGTCGGCAAGCTCGGCCCGGCCTGGGACGACTGCCGTCACGACTGCTGCCCACCGCTTCGCCGACCCACTCCTCAGAAGGAATCTGTATGA
- a CDS encoding DUF4193 domain-containing protein: MATDYDAPRKTDEDASEESIEELKTRRHDKNSGKVDEDEAEAAESFELPGADLSHEELAVRVLPRQADEFTCSSCFLVHHRSQLAETKNGQLICRDCAA; this comes from the coding sequence ATGGCGACTGATTACGACGCCCCGCGCAAGACGGACGAGGACGCTTCCGAAGAGTCGATCGAGGAGCTCAAGACTCGCCGTCACGACAAGAACTCCGGCAAGGTCGACGAGGACGAGGCCGAGGCCGCGGAGAGCTTCGAGCTGCCCGGCGCGGACCTGAGTCACGAGGAGCTGGCGGTCCGGGTCCTCCCGCGCCAGGCCGACGAGTTCACCTGTTCGAGCTGCTTCCTGGTTCACCACCGCAGCCAGCTCGCCGAGACGAAGAACGGGCAGCTGATCTGCCGCGACTGCGCAGCCTGA
- a CDS encoding phosphotransferase family protein, with protein MSQAPDVDYSATSQRPVWESLPAGLHQALAVALGTEIAAVSAPVSSGFTGGFAARAQLADGRRVFIKAAPDSTHAYGAYQREAEVVPRLPKAVRAPAIVATAHATTSYAAAAATASAPVGGGDSGDSDWFAVVSEWVDGRMPGTPWTADDFDLVTAACEAMAEALRPSPLTGLMSFGELVGEDVAVPAQILAGERELPVGMQPWLTRVLPELAELAAAGPEILVGDTAMHSDLRPDNLLIDSHGVCWAVDWNWLTLGPRWVDWAGLLPTAQHNGIDTFAAIKRSPLTADVPGEHLDAFMAVIAAYMLKNTDAPPPPGCTPALREHQRFYAWTYLDWLAVRRGW; from the coding sequence ATGAGCCAGGCCCCGGACGTCGACTACTCCGCCACCTCGCAGCGCCCTGTCTGGGAGTCGTTGCCGGCCGGTCTCCACCAGGCGCTGGCTGTTGCCCTAGGCACCGAGATCGCCGCGGTCTCGGCGCCGGTCAGCTCCGGCTTCACCGGTGGGTTCGCGGCTCGCGCCCAGCTGGCCGACGGCCGCCGGGTCTTCATCAAGGCCGCACCCGACAGCACCCACGCGTACGGCGCCTACCAGCGCGAGGCGGAGGTCGTCCCCCGGCTCCCGAAGGCCGTCCGGGCGCCCGCGATCGTCGCCACCGCACACGCCACCACCTCCTACGCCGCCGCAGCTGCGACCGCCTCCGCCCCCGTCGGCGGCGGGGACAGCGGGGACAGCGACTGGTTCGCGGTCGTCTCCGAGTGGGTGGACGGACGGATGCCCGGAACGCCCTGGACTGCCGACGACTTCGACCTGGTGACCGCCGCCTGCGAGGCGATGGCCGAGGCGTTGCGCCCCAGCCCCTTGACCGGGCTGATGTCATTCGGGGAGTTGGTCGGGGAAGACGTTGCCGTGCCCGCGCAGATCCTGGCAGGTGAGCGGGAGCTGCCGGTCGGCATGCAACCGTGGCTGACCCGGGTGCTGCCGGAGCTGGCCGAGTTGGCGGCGGCAGGACCGGAGATCCTCGTCGGCGACACCGCGATGCACTCCGACCTGCGTCCGGACAATCTCCTGATCGACTCGCACGGTGTCTGCTGGGCAGTCGACTGGAACTGGTTGACCCTCGGCCCGCGCTGGGTCGATTGGGCCGGCCTGCTCCCGACCGCGCAGCACAACGGGATCGACACGTTCGCCGCGATCAAGCGCAGTCCCCTGACCGCCGACGTACCCGGCGAACACCTCGACGCCTTCATGGCGGTCATCGCGGCCTACATGTTGAAGAACACTGATGCACCGCCCCCACCCGGATGTACGCCGGCCTTGCGCGAGCACCAGCGGTTCTACGCGTGGACGTACCTCGACTGGCTCGCCGTACGCCGTGGCTGGTGA
- the fdhD gene encoding formate dehydrogenase accessory sulfurtransferase FdhD, which translates to MTKGPATRFKVEVLDGERTSRREDVVTTEEPLELRLEWPGRPPEPLVVTMRTPGSDFELAAGFCLGEGFAVRPDAIRTVAYCTDVALTREQQFNTVTVTFDGPPDREPPQRYGVTSAACGVCGQQSLDELAEREYDPVDPVEVPVDVVRRLPDLLREGQTTFNRTGGLHAAGLFTADGRKIVVKEDVGRHNAVDKVVGWTVLNHHSRKGLVLAVSGRAGYEIVQKAVAAGIGMIVAVSAPSSLAVDLARQSNITLAGFTRGERCVVYSAPERITRPA; encoded by the coding sequence ATGACCAAAGGGCCGGCCACCAGGTTCAAAGTCGAGGTGCTCGATGGTGAGCGGACCTCGCGGCGTGAGGACGTCGTCACCACCGAGGAGCCGCTGGAGCTGCGGCTGGAATGGCCGGGGCGGCCGCCCGAACCGCTGGTCGTCACGATGCGGACGCCCGGGTCCGACTTCGAGCTCGCCGCCGGCTTCTGCCTCGGCGAAGGGTTCGCTGTACGGCCGGACGCGATCCGGACGGTTGCTTACTGCACCGATGTCGCGCTGACCCGCGAGCAGCAGTTCAACACTGTCACGGTCACCTTCGACGGTCCCCCGGACCGCGAGCCACCCCAGCGGTACGGCGTCACATCGGCCGCCTGCGGGGTCTGCGGCCAGCAGAGCCTCGACGAGCTCGCCGAGCGCGAGTACGACCCGGTGGACCCGGTCGAGGTCCCGGTCGACGTCGTACGGCGGTTGCCCGATCTTCTCCGCGAGGGGCAGACCACGTTCAACCGCACCGGCGGACTGCACGCGGCGGGCCTGTTCACCGCCGACGGCCGCAAGATCGTGGTGAAGGAGGACGTCGGCCGCCACAACGCCGTCGACAAGGTCGTCGGCTGGACCGTCCTCAACCACCACAGCCGCAAGGGTCTGGTCCTCGCGGTCAGCGGCCGCGCCGGCTACGAGATCGTCCAGAAGGCCGTCGCCGCCGGCATCGGCATGATCGTGGCCGTCAGCGCCCCCTCCAGCCTCGCCGTCGACCTGGCCCGCCAGTCCAACATCACCCTCGCCGGCTTCACCCGCGGCGAACGCTGCGTCGTCTACTCGGCCCCGGAGCGGATCACGCGTCCAGCTTGA
- the dut gene encoding dUTP diphosphatase — protein sequence MTEVLIQRIDPELPLPSYAHPGDAGADLVAAADLTLKPGERGLVGTGIAIALQDGYAAFVHPRSGLAAKHGVSIVNAPGTVDAGYRGEIKVCLINLDPHAEVTVRRGDRIAQLVIQQVEKARFVEVTSLPGSARGDQGHGSTGGFGDVTR from the coding sequence GTGACCGAGGTACTCATCCAGCGCATCGACCCCGAACTCCCGCTGCCGTCGTACGCACATCCCGGCGACGCCGGCGCGGACCTGGTGGCAGCGGCCGACCTCACCCTGAAGCCGGGGGAGCGCGGTCTGGTCGGCACCGGCATCGCGATCGCCCTGCAGGACGGGTACGCCGCGTTCGTCCATCCGCGATCCGGGCTCGCGGCCAAGCACGGCGTCTCGATCGTCAACGCGCCCGGCACCGTCGATGCCGGCTACCGCGGCGAGATCAAGGTCTGCCTGATCAACCTCGACCCGCACGCCGAGGTGACCGTGCGCCGCGGCGACCGGATCGCCCAGCTCGTCATCCAGCAGGTGGAGAAGGCCCGGTTCGTCGAGGTGACGTCGCTGCCCGGTTCCGCGCGCGGTGACCAGGGGCACGGGTCGACCGGCGGCTTCGGCGATGTGACACGCTGA
- a CDS encoding MerR family transcriptional regulator, whose translation MDHSIGAVAGLAGVSVKTVRHYSDLGLLASRRTSAGHRRYDESAVARLELIRTLRALGLDLETVRAVLERERTLADVLAAHADALAVQIRTLQAQYAVVSVVAHRHSTPEELTDMTAQFEQARQALIADFLTSTLGDDPALAAARQNLTPVLAPDARPEQVDAWLELAALVSSEDFRAAVRRLAAGFQVLAGDNPLRADPELRRQLIDLRRTADPRWHRYVELVAVVNGWAPPSRVAG comes from the coding sequence ATGGACCACTCGATCGGCGCGGTGGCGGGGCTTGCCGGCGTGTCGGTGAAGACCGTGCGGCACTACTCCGACCTCGGACTGCTGGCGTCACGTCGTACATCAGCCGGTCATCGGCGGTACGACGAGAGCGCGGTCGCGCGGCTGGAGCTGATTCGCACGCTGCGCGCGCTGGGGCTCGATCTGGAGACGGTGCGGGCGGTGCTGGAGCGGGAGCGGACGCTGGCCGACGTACTCGCGGCGCATGCCGACGCACTCGCCGTACAGATCCGGACGCTGCAGGCGCAGTACGCCGTCGTATCGGTGGTCGCTCATCGTCACTCGACTCCCGAGGAGCTCACCGACATGACTGCCCAGTTCGAACAAGCACGGCAGGCGTTGATCGCCGACTTCCTGACCAGCACACTCGGCGACGACCCCGCTCTCGCCGCGGCTCGTCAGAACCTCACGCCCGTGCTCGCTCCGGATGCTCGGCCCGAGCAGGTCGACGCGTGGCTCGAGTTGGCCGCGCTGGTCTCCTCTGAAGACTTCCGTGCCGCGGTACGACGTCTCGCAGCCGGCTTCCAGGTCCTTGCCGGGGACAACCCGCTGCGAGCCGATCCGGAACTGCGCCGGCAGCTGATCGACCTGCGTCGTACCGCCGATCCGCGCTGGCATCGGTACGTCGAACTGGTTGCCGTGGTCAACGGTTGGGCGCCGCCGTCACGGGTTGCGGGGTAG
- a CDS encoding DUF3093 domain-containing protein, with protein MGSYRESLRVPVSWWIIATAAVITLFVITAVPAGLIAGSIVGGLAAVLLVALFVRYGGARVEVDDVRFRAGRAEIDRSYLGSVEALTGEDARRAFGRDCDPKAYLVLRSYLPGAVRVQITDPGDPAPYWLIATRHPDRLAAALSGHSVGRS; from the coding sequence GTGGGTAGCTATCGCGAGAGTCTGCGCGTGCCGGTGTCGTGGTGGATCATCGCCACCGCCGCTGTGATCACGCTGTTCGTCATCACCGCGGTGCCGGCCGGGCTGATCGCCGGCTCGATCGTCGGCGGGCTGGCGGCGGTGCTGCTGGTGGCGCTGTTCGTCCGGTACGGCGGTGCGCGGGTCGAGGTCGACGACGTACGGTTCCGGGCCGGGCGGGCCGAGATCGACCGGTCGTACCTGGGCTCGGTCGAGGCGCTGACCGGTGAGGACGCGCGCCGGGCGTTCGGGCGGGACTGCGATCCGAAGGCCTATCTGGTACTGCGCAGCTACCTGCCGGGCGCCGTACGGGTCCAGATCACCGACCCGGGCGACCCCGCGCCGTACTGGCTGATCGCCACGCGGCACCCGGATCGGTTGGCTGCCGCGCTGAGCGGGCACAGCGTGGGAAGATCCTGA
- a CDS encoding DUF4235 domain-containing protein, producing the protein MVGAKIGWKLVQAAFTIVVGLAASKAVTTAWKLGSGGKPPKDGQGEYVEVMTWAAASAAAAAAAKLFAERRAAAYYLRSTGHAPPGYVQDARARLVRGTDTGLVKKKD; encoded by the coding sequence GTGGTCGGAGCGAAGATCGGCTGGAAGCTGGTGCAGGCCGCCTTCACGATCGTGGTCGGCCTGGCCGCGAGCAAAGCGGTCACGACGGCCTGGAAGCTCGGGTCCGGCGGGAAGCCGCCGAAGGACGGCCAGGGCGAGTACGTGGAGGTCATGACCTGGGCGGCTGCGAGCGCTGCCGCGGCCGCGGCCGCGAAGCTGTTCGCGGAGCGCCGGGCGGCTGCCTACTACTTGCGGTCGACCGGGCACGCCCCGCCCGGCTACGTCCAGGACGCCCGGGCCCGCTTGGTCCGCGGCACCGACACCGGACTGGTGAAGAAGAAAGACTGA
- a CDS encoding MFS transporter — translation MRRPGAGAFFAAGILGRMPISMIGLGIVILIARESGSYGLAGAVSGVAVIAGALTGPVQGRLVDRFGQRTLLLVGSVLCTIALGGLLVAVRAGSATWVLYALSFVAGGTRPQVGSFVRARWTHLLGRGRALQTAFALEAVGDEVVFIVGPVLVTTLATQWSPYAALTAAGVLGLAGGIWLALLRASDPPGRGKSNGAEQAHMPWLSITLVSLIGLGLGATLGGAEVITVAFTTEKGQAGLSGVVLAVWAFGSLLAGLWYGSVHWRAPVERRLLIGTIALAVTLAPLPWVNSVLMLGVVLFCCGMTIAPTMVAVTACVEEWVPPERLTEAITWTVTGILLGVAPGNAAAGHAVDVWGPSNAYWVPFGVGIACAIVAAVSITFARPKERFAHN, via the coding sequence ATGCGCCGTCCCGGTGCCGGCGCTTTCTTCGCCGCCGGGATCCTCGGGCGTATGCCGATCTCGATGATCGGGCTCGGCATCGTGATCCTGATCGCCCGCGAGAGCGGTTCGTACGGCCTGGCCGGCGCGGTCTCCGGTGTGGCGGTCATCGCGGGTGCACTGACCGGACCGGTTCAGGGCCGGCTGGTCGACCGCTTCGGGCAGCGGACGCTCCTGCTGGTCGGTTCCGTGCTCTGCACGATCGCACTGGGCGGTCTACTCGTCGCAGTACGTGCCGGCTCGGCGACCTGGGTTCTGTACGCGTTGTCGTTCGTTGCCGGTGGCACCCGTCCGCAGGTCGGCTCGTTCGTCCGCGCTCGCTGGACTCATCTGCTCGGACGGGGACGTGCGCTGCAGACCGCCTTCGCTCTGGAGGCGGTCGGCGACGAGGTGGTCTTTATCGTCGGTCCGGTCCTCGTCACCACGCTGGCGACACAGTGGAGTCCGTACGCCGCTCTGACCGCCGCCGGCGTACTGGGACTGGCCGGTGGCATCTGGCTCGCGCTCCTGCGCGCCTCCGACCCACCCGGGCGCGGCAAGTCGAACGGGGCCGAGCAGGCACACATGCCGTGGCTGTCGATCACTCTGGTGAGTCTGATCGGTCTGGGGCTCGGTGCGACGCTCGGTGGCGCAGAGGTCATCACAGTGGCTTTTACGACCGAGAAGGGACAGGCGGGCCTGTCTGGCGTCGTACTGGCCGTCTGGGCGTTCGGGAGCCTGCTGGCTGGACTCTGGTACGGCTCGGTGCACTGGCGTGCTCCGGTCGAGCGACGGCTGCTGATCGGCACGATCGCGCTCGCTGTCACGCTGGCCCCGCTCCCCTGGGTCAACAGCGTGCTGATGCTCGGTGTGGTGCTCTTCTGCTGCGGTATGACGATCGCGCCGACGATGGTCGCGGTCACCGCCTGCGTCGAGGAGTGGGTGCCGCCGGAGCGGTTGACCGAGGCGATCACCTGGACCGTCACCGGCATCCTGCTCGGCGTTGCACCGGGCAACGCGGCCGCCGGGCACGCGGTCGACGTCTGGGGCCCGTCGAACGCCTATTGGGTCCCGTTCGGCGTGGGCATCGCGTGTGCGATCGTCGCCGCCGTCTCGATCACGTTCGCACGCCCGAAGGAGCGGTTCGCCCACAACTAG
- a CDS encoding inositol monophosphatase family protein, with amino-acid sequence MTSSVSPQDLLKLAVEVAEEAAGLIVERRRGTITVADTKSTITDVVTAVDRESEELIRARVLRARPDDSFLGEEGDDVVGTSGVRWVVDPIDGTVNYLYDIPTYAVSIAVEYDGETVAGVVVDAPKGEVFTATKGGGAFADGKAIQVSGATELSQALVGTGFGYDPARRQVQAEVIQHLITKVRDIRRIGVGAIDLCYVACGRLDAVFERGLNPWDYGAGALIASEAGATVGGLNGAPVSPEMSIAASPALFAPIHDLLAAANPLRA; translated from the coding sequence ATGACCTCCTCGGTAAGCCCGCAGGATCTGCTCAAGCTCGCCGTGGAGGTGGCGGAGGAGGCAGCCGGACTGATCGTCGAACGCCGCCGCGGCACGATCACCGTCGCCGACACCAAGAGCACGATCACCGACGTCGTCACCGCGGTCGACCGGGAGTCCGAGGAGCTGATCCGGGCCCGCGTGCTGCGGGCGCGCCCGGACGACTCGTTCCTCGGTGAGGAGGGCGACGACGTGGTCGGCACCAGCGGCGTCCGCTGGGTGGTCGACCCGATCGACGGCACGGTCAACTACCTGTACGACATCCCGACGTACGCCGTCTCGATCGCCGTCGAGTACGACGGGGAGACGGTCGCCGGCGTGGTGGTGGACGCGCCGAAGGGCGAGGTGTTCACCGCGACCAAGGGCGGTGGCGCGTTCGCGGACGGCAAGGCGATCCAGGTGTCGGGCGCGACCGAGCTGAGCCAGGCCCTGGTCGGGACCGGCTTCGGGTACGACCCGGCGCGCCGGCAGGTGCAGGCGGAGGTGATCCAGCACCTGATCACCAAGGTCCGCGACATCCGCCGGATCGGGGTCGGCGCGATCGACCTCTGCTACGTCGCCTGCGGCCGGCTGGACGCGGTGTTCGAACGCGGACTGAATCCGTGGGACTACGGTGCGGGTGCACTGATCGCGTCCGAGGCCGGGGCGACGGTCGGCGGGCTCAACGGTGCGCCGGTGTCACCGGAGATGTCGATCGCGGCGAGTCCGGCGCTGTTCGCGCCGATCCACGACCTGCTGGCCGCCGCGAACCCGCTGCGCGCCTAG
- a CDS encoding AAA family ATPase, which produces MRLHSLALRDFRGVKERIVRFRALGTTVVVGDNEVGKSSLVEAFGLIFELPDDSKSTRIRDIQPVGQDVGPEVTAELSLGGRELTYSKRWLKNRSTELTIVEPDGRRQSWTGREAHNEAERLFHENVDPVLWQTLMVSQGQSLVLPTPADAEPLITAVTAESGTPVDGASMPLVTAVEHEYLRYWTPRGKPTGDYARSAKAVSAAELGAAQALQAMEEVQSDIRRAERLNLDLSDVDARLSDHLKSVEELRERKKATDEILLRRDSVRSRAETARARLENHTRTRLDRERLLDEVERFTKFEAELATKRADADLVAKTAAEMVQAAEAALAEVVELKDLRRTDVQAAERRVSDLMDRAELARLLGQQTELVDVRARIAAAGTILDRIKVDDAIVAALEDARAAVVEARAALAAGVPEVSVRRLGAEPVELSGTGLDGAVPSELGFDEATEVLVSGELVIGVPGQLEVTVRAGGEAATLRSRLDDAVRREKDLLKKAGVKDVAAARELLRKADTATAELNEARRTEKSLTAGGDPGERIAVLSARLGPEDEAEESGKPAVEGVPGQMSLFAEFAEFASPHDTLFDDVDEPAPAADDLSGAQRVLEEARSGLAEAERLLADAEFAAAQARKAADEDRSEAQNARARSELAGERLASAIEALEAARAVLDDDAVSAAETEATTEVEAVLEELTVVQEQADAAGADEVAGELTHALAVAKRLQSERDTLRDALRTTEGRLEQSGRDGLATRRDVADLELAAVRAEHDSLERRAEAARRVYETLSRHRAEAQTKYSEPLQTRIESLGRSVYGPSFRIWLDDDLAVAERELDGVRLRVEALSTGAQEQLAIITRLAISHLVSTGEGSVPVIFDDALGWSDKARLRDMGALLGRAGDHGQIIILTCMPDRYEYVPKATFIKLDA; this is translated from the coding sequence ATGAGATTGCACAGCTTGGCGCTACGGGACTTCCGTGGCGTCAAAGAGCGCATTGTCCGGTTCCGCGCGCTCGGCACCACCGTCGTGGTCGGCGACAACGAGGTCGGGAAGTCCAGCCTGGTCGAGGCGTTCGGGCTGATCTTCGAGCTGCCTGACGACTCGAAGTCGACCCGGATCCGCGACATCCAGCCGGTCGGTCAGGACGTCGGGCCGGAGGTCACCGCCGAGCTGAGCCTCGGCGGTCGCGAGCTGACGTACTCGAAGCGCTGGCTGAAGAACCGTTCCACCGAGCTGACCATCGTCGAGCCCGACGGCCGGCGGCAGTCGTGGACCGGTCGCGAGGCGCACAACGAGGCCGAGCGGCTGTTCCACGAGAACGTCGACCCGGTGCTGTGGCAGACCTTGATGGTCAGCCAGGGCCAGTCGTTGGTGCTGCCAACGCCGGCCGACGCGGAGCCGTTGATCACCGCGGTGACCGCCGAGTCCGGGACACCGGTCGACGGTGCGTCGATGCCGTTGGTGACTGCGGTCGAGCACGAGTACCTGCGGTACTGGACGCCGCGCGGGAAGCCGACCGGCGACTATGCGCGGTCCGCGAAAGCGGTGTCGGCGGCCGAGCTGGGTGCGGCGCAGGCGTTGCAGGCGATGGAGGAGGTGCAGTCCGACATCCGGCGGGCCGAGCGGCTCAACCTCGACCTCTCCGATGTCGACGCCCGGCTGTCCGACCACCTGAAGTCGGTCGAGGAGCTGCGCGAGCGCAAGAAGGCGACCGACGAGATCCTGCTTCGTCGCGACTCGGTTCGCTCGCGGGCGGAGACCGCGCGGGCCAGACTGGAGAACCACACGCGGACCCGGCTCGACCGTGAGCGGTTGCTGGACGAGGTCGAGCGGTTCACGAAGTTCGAGGCCGAGCTGGCCACAAAACGGGCGGACGCCGACCTGGTCGCCAAGACCGCGGCCGAGATGGTGCAGGCGGCGGAAGCCGCGCTGGCAGAGGTGGTCGAGCTCAAGGACCTCCGGCGCACGGACGTGCAGGCGGCGGAGCGGCGGGTCTCTGACCTGATGGATCGCGCCGAGCTGGCTCGATTGCTCGGGCAGCAGACCGAGCTCGTCGACGTACGGGCGCGGATCGCGGCCGCCGGGACGATCCTGGACCGGATCAAGGTCGACGATGCGATCGTCGCGGCGCTCGAGGACGCTCGGGCGGCAGTCGTCGAGGCGCGTGCGGCGCTCGCGGCCGGTGTACCCGAGGTGTCGGTACGGCGACTTGGCGCGGAGCCCGTCGAGTTGTCGGGGACCGGTCTCGACGGGGCCGTGCCGTCGGAGCTCGGGTTCGACGAGGCGACCGAGGTGCTCGTCTCGGGCGAGCTGGTGATCGGCGTACCGGGTCAGCTCGAGGTGACTGTGCGGGCCGGCGGCGAGGCGGCGACGCTGCGGTCGCGGCTCGACGACGCCGTACGACGTGAGAAGGACCTGCTGAAGAAGGCCGGCGTGAAGGACGTCGCCGCCGCGCGGGAGCTGCTGCGGAAGGCCGACACCGCGACGGCGGAGCTCAACGAGGCCCGGCGTACGGAGAAGTCGTTGACGGCCGGAGGCGATCCGGGGGAGCGGATCGCCGTACTGTCTGCGCGGCTGGGTCCTGAGGACGAGGCCGAGGAGTCCGGTAAGCCCGCCGTTGAAGGCGTCCCGGGGCAGATGTCGCTGTTTGCCGAGTTCGCGGAGTTCGCGTCGCCGCACGACACGCTGTTCGACGACGTCGACGAGCCCGCGCCGGCTGCGGACGACCTTTCGGGTGCGCAGCGAGTGCTCGAGGAGGCGCGGAGCGGACTGGCCGAGGCGGAGCGGTTGCTGGCGGACGCGGAGTTCGCGGCCGCGCAGGCGCGGAAGGCGGCCGACGAGGATCGGTCCGAGGCGCAGAACGCACGGGCCCGGTCGGAGCTGGCGGGGGAGCGCTTGGCGTCTGCGATCGAGGCGCTCGAGGCCGCCCGGGCGGTGCTGGACGACGACGCCGTGTCCGCGGCTGAGACCGAGGCGACCACTGAGGTCGAGGCGGTGCTCGAGGAGCTGACCGTCGTACAGGAACAGGCCGATGCGGCCGGGGCGGACGAGGTCGCGGGCGAGCTGACGCACGCGTTGGCGGTGGCGAAGCGGCTGCAGAGCGAGCGGGACACGTTGCGCGACGCGTTGCGTACGACGGAGGGCCGGCTGGAGCAGTCCGGGCGGGACGGGCTCGCGACCCGGCGGGACGTGGCCGACCTGGAGCTGGCCGCCGTACGCGCGGAACACGACAGCCTCGAGCGCCGGGCGGAGGCGGCGCGGCGCGTGTACGAGACCCTCAGCCGGCATCGGGCCGAGGCACAGACGAAGTACTCCGAACCGCTGCAGACCCGGATCGAATCGCTGGGTCGCAGCGTCTACGGGCCGTCGTTCCGGATCTGGCTCGACGACGATCTCGCGGTCGCGGAGCGGGAGCTGGACGGCGTACGGCTGCGGGTCGAGGCGCTGTCGACCGGCGCTCAGGAGCAGCTGGCGATCATCACCCGCCTCGCGATCAGCCACCTGGTCAGCACCGGTGAGGGCAGCGTCCCCGTCATCTTCGACGACGCCCTCGGCTGGTCCGACAAGGCCCGCCTCCGCGACATGGGCGCCCTGCTCGGCCGTGCCGGCGACCACGGCCAGATCATCATCCTCACCTGCATGCCCGACCGCTACGAATACGTCCCCAAAGCAACCTTCATCAAGCTGGACGCGTGA
- a CDS encoding trimeric intracellular cation channel family protein produces the protein MVLQVLDLVGIFVFGITGALVGVRKKLDVFGIQVLALVTGLGGGFIRDVLIGETPPAALRDWRYLVVPVVAGLLTFFLHPGIGRVERLVNIFDAAGLALFCVTGALKAIEFGLSPISAALLGTLSGIGGGVLRDVLSGRVPVVLRSEIYATPALLGAGIVVIAAALEYHALWVPIAAAATCFTIRLIAIRRGWNAPLPRNP, from the coding sequence ATGGTGCTGCAAGTTCTCGATCTGGTGGGGATCTTTGTCTTCGGGATCACCGGGGCGTTGGTCGGCGTACGGAAGAAGCTGGACGTTTTCGGGATCCAGGTGCTCGCGCTGGTGACCGGGCTCGGTGGTGGGTTCATCCGGGACGTGCTGATCGGCGAGACCCCGCCGGCCGCGCTCCGGGACTGGCGGTATCTGGTCGTCCCGGTCGTGGCCGGCCTCCTGACGTTCTTCCTGCACCCGGGCATCGGCCGGGTCGAGCGGCTGGTGAACATCTTCGACGCGGCCGGCCTGGCGCTGTTCTGCGTGACCGGTGCGCTGAAGGCGATCGAGTTCGGCCTCTCCCCGATCTCGGCCGCGCTGCTGGGCACACTGTCCGGCATCGGCGGCGGCGTACTCCGCGACGTCCTCAGCGGCCGCGTCCCGGTCGTACTCCGCTCCGAGATCTATGCCACCCCGGCGCTCCTCGGCGCCGGCATCGTGGTCATCGCGGCAGCGCTCGAGTACCACGCGCTCTGGGTCCCGATCGCCGCGGCGGCCACCTGCTTCACGATCCGCCTGATCGCGATCCGCCGCGGCTGGAACGCGCCGCTACCCCGCAACCCGTGA